The Halomonas denitrificans DNA window CTGAGCCACCTGGCCACGGAGCGGGACTGCGCGGCGGCGACGCAGAACCAGGCGCTCAACGCGATCCTGTTCCTGTACCGCCACGTGCTCGAGATCGACCTGCCGTGGCTGGACGAGGTGGTGCGCGCGAAGCGGCCGCAGCGGGTGCCCGTGGTGCTGACGGTGGCGGAGATCCGGTCGATCCTTGCCCAGCTGCAGCCGCCGCACGACCTGGTCGTGCGGCTGCTCTACGGCTCCGGCCTTCGCGTCGGGGAAGCGGCGGCGCTGCGGATCAAGGACGTCGACCTCGAGCGACGCTCGATCACGGTCCGCGACGGCAAGGGCGCGAAGGACCGGATCACGGTGCTGGCCGACCGCTGCGTCGAGCCGCTGGCCGCGCAGATCGAGCGCGCCGCGGCCGTGGCCCGGCGCGATCGCGAACGGGGCGTTGGCGGGGTGATCCTGCCCCACGCGCTGGCGCGCAAGTACCCGAACGTGCAGTTCGAGGCGGCCTGGATGTTCGTCTTTCCCGCCCGGCACGTGAGCCGGGAACCGCGCAGCGGGCGGATCGCGCGCTATCACCTGCTGACCGGCTCGATCCAGCGGGCGGTCAAGAAGGCAACGCGGCAGGCCGGCATCCGCAAGCCGGTGACCAGCCACGTGTTCCGCCACTCCTTCGCCACCCACCTGCTCGAGTCCGGTGCGGACATCCGGACGATTCAACAGTTACTCGGCCACTCGGACGTGCGCACGACGATGATCTACACCCACGTGGTTCAGCGCGGAGCGCTGGGGGCGCGGAGTCCGCTGGATGGCTGAGGATTCCGTGCGCGCGTGCCGGGTCAGGCGCTGCGCAGGATCTTCTCCATCGGCCGGCCCTTCGCCAGCTCGTCGACCAGCTTGTCGAGGTAGCGGACCTGCTTCGTCAGCGGTGTTTCGATGTCCTCGATCCGGTAGCCGCAGATGGTTCCGGTGATGCGCTTCGCGTTCGGGTTGAGTTCCGCCCGTTCGAAGAACTGCTCGAAGGTCACGCCTTCATCGATCAGCCGCTTCACGTCGCGTTCGTCGAAGCCCGTCAGCCATTCGATGACCCGGTGCAGTTCCTCGACCGTGCGGCCCTTCTTCTCGACCTTGGTGACATAGTGCGGGTAGACCGCAGCGAAGGTCAGGGTCGCCATGCGTGCATCGTGCTCGGGGGTGGTGGTCATCGGCCCTCCTGGGGTGGGTGCGAGACGGTGAGTGCGGAATGCATTCGAGTTCGGCCCGGCGGCGTCAACCGCCCTGCCTGGCCAGCTTCTTCTGGAGCGGCTCGGCGGACAGGTGCCTGGCCACGTCGAAGGGGTCGCAGTTGCCGCTGGCGCTGGTGAACTCGATCGGGCCGACCCGGCGAGCGACCTTCAGCGCCGCGCTGTTCAGCGCCTTGCTGCGCTTGCCGATGCCCATCAGCGCCGTGCCCATGGACATGCGCACGTTCTCGGGCTCGTCGTCGATCGCCCGGTCGATCCGCTCGATGTGGTCGAGGAAGTACGCGTCCTCCGGCGCCTTCTTGCCCTTCCACTTCGAGGCCTCGTACAGCAGGCCGTAGCCGCAGTCGCGGCGCACCGGGTCGTCGCTGCGAACCCAGTCGTCGGCCAGTTCCAGCGCGAAGGGCGCCTTGGCCAGGGTGGCGTCGCAGGACGCGAACACGTGGGCCAGCATGCCGCCGGCGAGTTGCTCGACCTGGCGCTCGGCCTGTTCGCGGGTGATCTTCTTCGGCTCGTCGATCAGCAGCGCGATGACCCGGGCGTCGTAGACGTCGGTGGCCCACAGCGCTTCGGCCAGCGCATGATCGCGCCCGAACTCCTTGGCGAGCTTGCGAAGCTGGGTCAGGCCGATGCCGAAGCTGCGCAGTCCCGCCCGGCCTTCTCCAAGCTTCTCCCAGTGCTGCATGCCGCGCTCGTTGCGTTCCGCTTCGAGCCGCTCGAGGACATCGTGTTCGTTCATGGGTCCCTCCTTCGTCCGCAGTCCGGACAGACGAGCTGCCCGTTCATGTTGCCATCCTGGCCGATGCGTTTCCCGTCCGACCGACCGCCCGGCAGACCGCTCGACCCCGCTAGCCTTCGCTGAGCAACGCCACCGAGCCGTCCGCGTGAACTGTAAAGCGGAGCGTGCGGAACCACTGGCCCTCCTTCGCGTAGGCCGCTTCTCCGGACGCGACCCTGCCGTCGTGGAGTTCCGCGCGATAGCTTAGCGTTCCGCCCGCCGCCTGCGGAGCGAAGAACACGCGGCCTGCGCTGTCCGGCGCGACGGGGCCGATCGAGACGCGGCTGGTCGGAAGTTCGACGACGAATTCCCGGACGGGGTGATCGGACCGGTTCTGCACGTGCACCGTCGGCGCCATCTCGCGGCCCACGAGAACGGTTACCGCGACGAGCAGCAGCCCGGCGACGAGAGCGATCGAGAGCTTTTTCATTGCAGTCTCCGCAAGGTCGGGCGTGCAGGATGCCGCGCATCGACCGTCCTGGCCCGTCCCATTGGTCCCGCTTCGACCCGGC harbors:
- a CDS encoding integron integrase produces the protein MGSTGREPRRAARMAEKLLDRMRRLIRVRHYSPKTEKAYIHWVRRFILFHGKRHPETMGAEEVTAYLSHLATERDCAAATQNQALNAILFLYRHVLEIDLPWLDEVVRAKRPQRVPVVLTVAEIRSILAQLQPPHDLVVRLLYGSGLRVGEAAALRIKDVDLERRSITVRDGKGAKDRITVLADRCVEPLAAQIERAAAVARRDRERGVGGVILPHALARKYPNVQFEAAWMFVFPARHVSREPRSGRIARYHLLTGSIQRAVKKATRQAGIRKPVTSHVFRHSFATHLLESGADIRTIQQLLGHSDVRTTMIYTHVVQRGALGARSPLDG
- a CDS encoding DUF2200 domain-containing protein; its protein translation is MTFAAVYPHYVTKVEKKGRTVEELHRVIEWLTGFDERDVKRLIDEGVTFEQFFERAELNPNAKRITGTICGYRIEDIETPLTKQVRYLDKLVDELAKGRPMEKILRSA
- a CDS encoding DNA alkylation repair protein, coding for MNEHDVLERLEAERNERGMQHWEKLGEGRAGLRSFGIGLTQLRKLAKEFGRDHALAEALWATDVYDARVIALLIDEPKKITREQAERQVEQLAGGMLAHVFASCDATLAKAPFALELADDWVRSDDPVRRDCGYGLLYEASKWKGKKAPEDAYFLDHIERIDRAIDDEPENVRMSMGTALMGIGKRSKALNSAALKVARRVGPIEFTSASGNCDPFDVARHLSAEPLQKKLARQGG